From the Brassica napus cultivar Da-Ae chromosome A8, Da-Ae, whole genome shotgun sequence genome, one window contains:
- the LOC125576932 gene encoding uncharacterized protein LOC125576932 — protein sequence MIDIEAVVKGKQVFLTFVYGDPVQKLREQVWERLTRYGLSRSEPWFIIGDLNEITGNHEKDGGSLRSATSFIPFNNMIRNSGLLEFPARGNKWSWQAKRGKGKGAMTIRCRLDRALANEEWHTLFPCSYTEYLRLVGSDHRPVLAFLEDKVLQKKRGQFRFNKRWIGQEGLMESIAAGRTDNQEGQSEDVVTKINNCRHEISSWRKDNQPYGKDKIKDFQNALEEVQSDNSRSQEDILTVSRKLQEAYKDEEEYWHQKSRNMWHSSGDLNTKYYHALTKQRRVRNKIVGLHDDLGNWITEENGIEKVAVDYFDGLFSTTNPTDFDNFLDEIVPSISPQMNQILLRTATEKEVRQALFMMHPEKAPGPDGMTALFFQHSWHIVKRDVVEMVNNFLVTGNLDPRVLLNGQPRGLIIPQRGLRQGDPLSPYLFIMCTEALIANIKNAERVKQLTGMKVARACPAISHLLFADDSLFFCKANREECQTILRILKEYEAVSGQQINFQKSSIQFGHKIEESSRQELRDILGIQNLGGMGSYLGLPESLGGSKVQVFGFVQERLNNRVNGWTFRYFTKGGKEVIIKSVVTALPNHVMSVYRLPKATVKKLTSLVAKFWWSPGGSTKGMHWKSWDKLCLPKDNGGLGFKDLMDFNTAMLGKQLWRLIEKPNTLFSRVFKGRYYRNASPLEPIRSYSPSYGWRSMISARSLAIRALVDPHDAKIIESIPLSRHQMEDRNGWHFTNNGKYSVKSGYQVERVYPDKEKPPDFYGPTVDTLKAFCWEVRCPPKLKHFLWQLLSGCIAVMKNLRGRGIQGDICCARCGDPEESINHVFFECPPARQVWALSKIPSNQNYFPTCSFFGNMDHLFWRVTPKMDDHQFAWILWYIWKGRNNKVFSNLDIDPRETLRLAKLESTLWAEAQLLEIIASFFVYMTRPGP from the exons ATGATAGATATTGAGGCGGTGGTCAAAGGGAAACAAgtttttcttacttttgtttATGGGGACCCGGTGCAAAAGTTAAGAGAACAAGTATGGGAAAGACTAACTCGGTATGGATTATCACGTTCTGAACCATGGTTTATTATTGGAGATTTAAACGAGATTactggaaatcatgaaaaggatgGGGGATCACTAAGAAGTGCTACTTCCTTCATACCCTTTAACAATATGATAAGGAATAGTGGCTTACTAGAGTTTCCGGCCCGCGGAAATAAATGGTCATGGCAAGCAAAGAGAGGTAAAGGAAAAGGAGCAATGACGATCAGATGTCGATTGGATCGGGCTTTGGCAAATGAGGAGTGGCATACACTTTTCCCTTGTTCTTATACAGAATATTTGAGGTTGGTGGGCTCTGATCATCGTCCGGTGCTAGCTTTTTTGGAGGATAAGGTATTACAGAAAAAAAGGGGTCAGTTCAGGTTTAATAAGCGATGGATCGGACAGGAGGGACTTATGGAATCAATTGCGGCAGGTAGGACAGATAATCAAGAAGGACAATCAGAGGATGttgttacaaaaattaataattgtcgTCATGAAATTTCATCATGGCGTAAGGATAACCAACCATACGGGAAGGATAAAATTAAAGATTTTCAAAATGCACTTGAGGAGGTCCAGTCAGATAATAGTAGATCACAAGAAGACATCCTTACGGTGTCCAGAAAGTTACAAGAGgcatataaggatgaagagGAATATTGGCATCAGAAAAGTCGGAATATGTGGCATTCATCTGGAGATCTCAATACCAAATATTACCATGCTCTGACAAAGCAGCGTAGGGTCCGTAATAAAATAGTGGGACTCCATGATGATCTAGGTAATTGGATTACGGAGGAAAATGGGATTGAGAAGGTGGCGGTAGATTATTTTGATGGTCTTTTTAGCACTACAAACCCAACGGACTTTGATAATTTTCTGGATGAGATAGTGCCGTCTATTTCACCCCAAATGAATCAGATTCTATTGAGGACAGCAACAGAGAAAGAGGTTCGTCAGGCTCTTTTCATGATGCACCCAGAGAAAGCGCCAGGCCCGGATGGAATGACAGCCCTGTTTTTTCAGCACTCCTGGCATATTGTTAAGAGGGATGTGGTTGAGATGGTGAATAACTTCTTGGTTACAGGCAACTTGGATCCAcg GGTTCTCCTAAATGGCCAGCCGCGAGGCCTTATAATTCCCCAGCGAGGTCTACGTCAAGGGGATCCATTgtctccttatttatttattatgtgcaCTGAGGCTTTAATTGCGAATATTAAGAACGCGGAGAGGGTGAAACAATTAACCGGTATGAAGGTTGCGAGAGCTTGTCCGGCAATCTCTCATTTGTTATTTGCCGACgatagccttttcttttgtaaggcaaaTAGAGAAGAATGTCAAACTATTCTCAGGATTTTAAAAGAGTACGAGGCTGTTTCAggacaacaaattaattttcagaaatcctcaattcaatttggacacaagATTGAAGAGTCTAGTCGACAAGAGTTGCGAGATATTCTAGGTATTCAGAATTTaggaggaatgggatcttaTCTGGGATTACCCGAAAGCCTTGGAGGATCTAAGGTCCAAGTATTTGGATTTGTTCAAGAACGCTTAAACAATAGGGTAAATGGATGGACTTTTAGATATTTTACTAAAGGTGGGAAGGAGGTGATCATTAAGTCGGTGGTTACGGCTCTGCCAAATCATGTCATGTCTGTTTATAGATTACCAAAAGCTACAGTTAAAAAATTAACGAGTCTTGTAGCGAAATTTTGGTGGAGCCCAGGGGGAAGCACAAAAggaatgcattggaaatcatgggataaattatGTCTCCCTAAAGATAATGGTGGTTTAGGTTTTAAGGATCTTATGGATTTTAACACGGCGATGCTTGGAAAGCAACTGTGGAGGCTAATTGAGAAGCCAAACACTCTTTTCTCGAGAGTCTTTAAAGGACGGTACtataggaatgcttcaccccttgAACCGATCCGATCTTActccccgtcatatggctggagaaGTATgatttctgctagatctctg GCAATTAGGGCTTTGGTGGATCCTCATGATGCAAAgattattgaaagtattccatTAAGTAGACACCAGATGGAagataggaatggatggcatttcactaaTAATGGAAAATATTCGGTCAAATCAGGGTATCAAGTGGAACGAGTCTATCCTGATAAAGAAAAACCACCAGATTTTTATGGACCCACAGTGGATACGTTAAAAGCCTTCTGTTGGGAAGTGCGGTGCCCGCCGAAGTTAAAGCATTTCCTATGGCAACTCCTTTCGGGTTGTATAGCGGTAATGAAGAATCTTCGGGGGAGAGGGATACAAGGAGATATTTGTTGTGCTCGATGTGGAGAcccggaggaatcaataaatcatgtgttttttgaatgccctccagcACGTCAAGTATGGGCTTTATCTAAGATACCATCGAATCAGAACTATTTTCCTACTTGTTCGTTTTTTGgtaacatggatcatctcttttggagagttactccaaagatggatgatcaCCAATtcgcatggatattatggtatatatggaaaggtagGAACAATAAGGTGTTTAGcaatctggatattgatccaAGGGAAACACTTCGATTAGCAAAACTGGAATCGACACTTTGGGCTGAAGCACAG CTACTTGAGATAATAGCTTCTTTCTTTGTGTACATGACAAGACCTGGTCCATga
- the LOC106368465 gene encoding uncharacterized protein LOC106368465 isoform X2: MKEGENARKRLKISVPHFDNSALIKTYSKTLIGRCMNPPAQDMKALIQNVPKIWKLEDRVVGKDLGFGKFQFDFETEEDIEAVLQLQPYHFDYWMLALARWQPKKSQLFPEEIPFWVRVFGVPMEFRTVPTFESIGGALGRMISVDVELSRVQVVVNAFQELCFETTLDFKGGEFYDGEEVVISLRYEKLFGYCPVCSSLCHKEELCPLKKKNDVKSSPEKMWENREGNGGWYDGGKHDDRARSYKGVVINGNSKQQYKERDGRAYYGKGKGKVTEEADSKWVKTADRGSKGSFNNQRNHRGDGEGSRHRISRREGSRAGVQEGQIGVQSTHSRDQQVQSGTREEAHEEGEIKTAEVMKETPPSQAFQEELDKTQTVGSEAISDPMEIEKGLQLIQGMVEKPPALEADKVMDMEEFRTVFLEHGIDMDAADDL; the protein is encoded by the coding sequence ATGAAGGAGGGAGAGAATGCTCGGAAGAGATTGAAGATTTCGGTCCCTCATTTCGACAACTCGGCGCTCATCAAAACCTATTCCAAAACCTTAATTGGAAGGTGTATGAATCCTCCGGCGCAAGATATGAAGGCGTTGATTCAGAACGTCCCGAAGATTTGGAAGCTGGAAGATCGGGTGGTGGGAAAAGACTTGGGTTTTGGCAAGTTTCAATTTGACTTTGAAACAGAGGAGGACATTGAGGCGGTGCTGCAGCTACAACCTTATCATTTTGATTACTGGATGCTAGCTCTGGCGCGGTGGCAACCAAAGAAGTCTCAGCTTTTTCCGGAAGAAATACCGTTTTGGGTGCGGGTGTTTGGAGTTCCGATGGAGTTCCGTACGGTCCCAACTTTTGAAAGTATTGGTGGTGCATTAGGAAGGATGATCTCCGTGGATGTGGAGCTTTCTAGAGTTCAGGTGGTGGTAAACGCGTTTCAAGAGCTCTGTTTTGAAACCACTCTGGATTTCAAAGGTGGTGAGTTTTACGATGGGGAGGAAGTCGTGATCTCATTGAGGTACGAGAAGCTATTCGGCTATTGCCCGGTGTGTTCTAGTCTCTGTCACAAGGAAGAATTGTGCCCTCTCAAAAAGAAGAATGATGTGAAGTCGAGTCCAGAGAAGATGTGGGAAAACCGAGAAGGGAACGGAGGCTGGTATGATGGCGGGAAGCACGATGATCGAgcaaggagttacaaaggggtGGTTATCAATGGTAACTCGAAACAACAGTATAAGGAGAGAGATGGTCGAGCTTATTATGGGAAGGGGAAAGGCAAGGTGACTGAAGAAGCGGACTCTAAATGGGTGAAGACTGCTGATAGAGGGAGCAAGGGGTCGTTTAATAACCAAAGAAACCACAGAGGAGATGGAGAAGGCTCACGGCACAGAATCTCAAGAAGAGAAGGGTCTCGGGCTGGTGTTCAGGAGGGACAGATTGGGGTTCAATCAACTCATTCAAGAGATCAGCAGGTGCAGAGTGGGACACGTGAGGAGGCGCatgaagaaggagagatcaAGACAGCAGAGGTGATGAAAGAGACGCCCCCCTCGCAAGCTTTTCAAGAAGAACTTGATAAGACTCAGACGGTGGGATCAGAGGCCATATCGGATCCTATGGAGATCGAGAAAGGGCTTCAACTAATTCAGGGAATGGTTGAGAAACCACCGGCCTTGGAGGCAGATAAGGTAATGGATATGGAGGAATTTAGAACTGTCTTTCTAGAACATGGAATCGATATGGATGCAGCAGATGATTTATAG
- the LOC106368465 gene encoding uncharacterized protein LOC106368465 isoform X1 — protein MTQGRLVGNSGEMKEGENARKRLKISVPHFDNSALIKTYSKTLIGRCMNPPAQDMKALIQNVPKIWKLEDRVVGKDLGFGKFQFDFETEEDIEAVLQLQPYHFDYWMLALARWQPKKSQLFPEEIPFWVRVFGVPMEFRTVPTFESIGGALGRMISVDVELSRVQVVVNAFQELCFETTLDFKGGEFYDGEEVVISLRYEKLFGYCPVCSSLCHKEELCPLKKKNDVKSSPEKMWENREGNGGWYDGGKHDDRARSYKGVVINGNSKQQYKERDGRAYYGKGKGKVTEEADSKWVKTADRGSKGSFNNQRNHRGDGEGSRHRISRREGSRAGVQEGQIGVQSTHSRDQQVQSGTREEAHEEGEIKTAEVMKETPPSQAFQEELDKTQTVGSEAISDPMEIEKGLQLIQGMVEKPPALEADKVMDMEEFRTVFLEHGIDMDAADDL, from the coding sequence ATGACACAGGGGCGTTTAGTGGGTAACAGTGGGGAAATGAAGGAGGGAGAGAATGCTCGGAAGAGATTGAAGATTTCGGTCCCTCATTTCGACAACTCGGCGCTCATCAAAACCTATTCCAAAACCTTAATTGGAAGGTGTATGAATCCTCCGGCGCAAGATATGAAGGCGTTGATTCAGAACGTCCCGAAGATTTGGAAGCTGGAAGATCGGGTGGTGGGAAAAGACTTGGGTTTTGGCAAGTTTCAATTTGACTTTGAAACAGAGGAGGACATTGAGGCGGTGCTGCAGCTACAACCTTATCATTTTGATTACTGGATGCTAGCTCTGGCGCGGTGGCAACCAAAGAAGTCTCAGCTTTTTCCGGAAGAAATACCGTTTTGGGTGCGGGTGTTTGGAGTTCCGATGGAGTTCCGTACGGTCCCAACTTTTGAAAGTATTGGTGGTGCATTAGGAAGGATGATCTCCGTGGATGTGGAGCTTTCTAGAGTTCAGGTGGTGGTAAACGCGTTTCAAGAGCTCTGTTTTGAAACCACTCTGGATTTCAAAGGTGGTGAGTTTTACGATGGGGAGGAAGTCGTGATCTCATTGAGGTACGAGAAGCTATTCGGCTATTGCCCGGTGTGTTCTAGTCTCTGTCACAAGGAAGAATTGTGCCCTCTCAAAAAGAAGAATGATGTGAAGTCGAGTCCAGAGAAGATGTGGGAAAACCGAGAAGGGAACGGAGGCTGGTATGATGGCGGGAAGCACGATGATCGAgcaaggagttacaaaggggtGGTTATCAATGGTAACTCGAAACAACAGTATAAGGAGAGAGATGGTCGAGCTTATTATGGGAAGGGGAAAGGCAAGGTGACTGAAGAAGCGGACTCTAAATGGGTGAAGACTGCTGATAGAGGGAGCAAGGGGTCGTTTAATAACCAAAGAAACCACAGAGGAGATGGAGAAGGCTCACGGCACAGAATCTCAAGAAGAGAAGGGTCTCGGGCTGGTGTTCAGGAGGGACAGATTGGGGTTCAATCAACTCATTCAAGAGATCAGCAGGTGCAGAGTGGGACACGTGAGGAGGCGCatgaagaaggagagatcaAGACAGCAGAGGTGATGAAAGAGACGCCCCCCTCGCAAGCTTTTCAAGAAGAACTTGATAAGACTCAGACGGTGGGATCAGAGGCCATATCGGATCCTATGGAGATCGAGAAAGGGCTTCAACTAATTCAGGGAATGGTTGAGAAACCACCGGCCTTGGAGGCAGATAAGGTAATGGATATGGAGGAATTTAGAACTGTCTTTCTAGAACATGGAATCGATATGGATGCAGCAGATGATTTATAG